A stretch of the Medicago truncatula cultivar Jemalong A17 chromosome 5, MtrunA17r5.0-ANR, whole genome shotgun sequence genome encodes the following:
- the LOC11407110 gene encoding phenylacetaldehyde reductase, translating to MSKVVCVTGGSGCIGSWLVHLLLHRGYIVHATVQNLNDENETKHLQALEGAQTNLRLFQIDLLNYDTVLAAVHGCDGVFHLASPCIVDKVLDPQKELLDPAIKGTLNVLTAAKEVGVKRVVVTSSISAIIPSPNWPSDVVKREDCWTDVEYCKQKELWYPMSKTLAEKAAWDFSKENGLDVVVVNPGTVMGPVIPPRINASMLMLVRLLQGCTETYEDFFMGLVHFKDVALAHILVYENKEATGRHVCVEAITHYGDFAAKVAELYPEYNVPKIQRDTQPGLLRAKDGSKKLMDLGLEFIPMEQIIRDAVESLKSKGLIS from the exons ATGTCCAAAGTAGTCTGCGTCACCGGCGGCAGCGGATGCATCGGTTCATGGCTCGTTCATCTCCTTCTCCACCGTGGCTACATCGTTCACGCCACCGTCCAAAATCTCAACGATGAGAACGAGACGAAGCATCTACAAGCTCTTGAAGGAGCTCAAACTAATCTCCGTCTCTTCCAAATTGACCTCCTCAACTACGACACTGTCCTCGCCGCTGTTCACGGTTGCGATGGAGTTTTCCACCTCGCTTCGCCTTGCATTGTAGATAAAGTTCTTGACCCTCAg AAGGAGCTTTTGGATCCTGCAATTAAAGGGACTTTGAATGTGCTTACTGCGGCGAAGGAAGTAGGGGTGAAGCGAGTGGTTGTTACTTCTTCTATCTCTGCTATTATACCTAGTCCTAATTGGCCTTCTGATGTTGTAAAGAGAGAGGATTGTTGGACTGATGTTGAGTATTGCAAGCAAAAAGAG TTGTGGTATCCAATGTCCAAGACATTGGCTGAGAAAGCTGCTTGGGATTTTTCCAAAGAAAATGGTTTGGATGTTGTTGTGGTGAATCCTGGTACTGTGATGGGCCCTGTTATTCCGCCAAGGATTAATGCAAGCATGCTCATGCTTGTGCGACTTCTTCAAG GCTGCACTGAAACATATGAAGACTTTTTTATGGGATTAGTCCACTTCAAAGATGTAGCATTGGCACATATTTTGGTGTATGAGAACAAGGAAGCAACTGGCAGACATGTGTGTGTTGAGGCTATCACTCACTACGGTGACTTTGCGGCAAAGGTTGCTGAACTTTATCCAGAATATAACGTGCCTAA gATACAACGAGATACACAACCTGGACTGTTGAGAGCAAAGGATGGATCAAAGAAGCTCATGGATTTGGGTTTGGAATTCATTCCGATGGAGCAGATTATAAGGGATGCTGTAGAAAGCTTGAAGAGCAAAGGACTCATTTCATGA